The DNA region CCCTCCAGCCAGCTTCTCCAAACCCTGTTGGGTTCTgactgtctaacttcctaaccaaaccaccagttttacctaactgtgaggagtgccctaatagaagcttagctccccctggcggtctgagtgtgaagtgtagtgtgtggttgtgatacctcgacaggagatctcctttattaccttcagatgtaatatcgctccccctggtggaagaacaacattactgcaacgaccaggactctggggcgttgcacaTTACCTTATTTTTTGGATTATTAGAcgcacttttatgatccccaaaattaggggCAAAATGGGGGTGCGGCTTATAATCCGAACACTGTTCTTACTGAGGCATCAGTGCTGCGGGCCTGGAGCTGGGGGTGTTGCGGTGGTCCTGCGATGTGCGGTGGTGGTATGGCAGCAAGCGGTCGTGATATGACAGCGAGCGGTAGCGGCATATGGCGGCCGCCATTCTTCCAGGGTCTGACTTCCCGCTTCTCACTCGGAGGAAAGCAGAGATCTCCATCCACACCTGCCTCTACGCGACgtctccaggaaaatggcagcggatgcagatggagatctctgcaCCAAGATCTCAGCGCCAAGATCGCCATCTGCACAGGTGTCGCCCCagctgccattttcccagagtccaccacatATTAattgtgcgggggctctgggctttcacaaaatgccggcggagcccccacaccactgaacacccgcagcgccactcttgcctcctccatcaCCGACCCTGGGACTCTGCtccactgcggcctgcaccacCAAACACCAGCAGCGTTGTACATCCGAACAgccctttctcccagtctggggtccgCAGAATCGCCCCACTCCTTCCTCcttcagcagcgaccctgggaccctgcttcaccacaTCCACCACCCCCGGTAATCAGTAAGACacctggattgtaagaagcactaCCATTTTATTaaaagaaagtttttctccagtcaccttctatGACAGCAGTATTGGAGGACGTCTCCCTGCCCTaatggggacaggaaacacaaaaaaGGTTAAATactcctccccttcctgcaaccaccagtgtttttcctgttccctatggggcatgaagagattCCCTGATGGTGGTGCCATGGCCGGCGATTTAGAGCAGCCAGGGCTATTCACCTACTGCCGGGCAGCTGAGGTCGGGGGCTCTGCTTTCCTCCTCCACTTGCTGCTTCCATCTCCATGCATGCCATGTGACCCGGAATCCCCTTTTCCCGCTCCTCCTGCGCTTCCTTGAGGGGTAAAGTGGAGAGGTGATGTGCAGCCGGGGTCCTCCGCTCCTCATGTGGCAGTATCCGGATACAGCGCGCACTGGAAGTGATGTCGGGTGAACTTCCGGTTCACTTCCTGTGAATCCACTTGGGATTCCTCCCTGCGACCTGGGGGAGGAGGAGCACAACTGTGTAACGGTGGGACCTCGGTTACTTAATCCTGGTCGGGGATAGCTCCAGTTATGGCTCATTGTCTGTGTCTCTGTGTGACCACTGACGGACTGAccatttgcccccagccaccccagaaaaggcacatctggaagatgcacctattctggcacttggccactctcttcccactcccgtgtagcggtgggatattgtTGACTTTTtatgttaccttttttacaggacgagggtcttcaggtggatttccagtataataaaatattacaacaccctttgtctttatttcattaaagtactttgcaattatgtgtgtgtgttttattaaccatttcgtactattggattaataatggataggtgacataattgacgcctctccattattaatctggcttaatgtcaccttacaatagcaatgtgacattaacccttcattaccccatatcccaccgctacagggagtgggaagagagtggccaagtgccagaataggcgcatcttccagatgtgccttttctggggtggctgggggcagatgtttgtagccacggggggccaataaccatggaccctctcctggctattaatatctgccctcagtcaccggctttaccactctggcggagaaaattgcgcgggggcccacgccatttttttccgccatttaaccctttattttacaagctacagcgcccacattttgcacatacacactactaacattagtagtgtggaatatgcaaaaaaaaaggggatatgagatggtttactgtatgtaatcatgtctcatatcctgtcgggtttaggcaggagaaatgaaaagccggcaattgaattaccggcttttctatagaacacggctgcgtatttctcgcaagtcacactgctggtccgtgtggaatccgtatttttctcgcccccatagactttcattggcttttttttgcgcaatacgctgacaaacgcagcatgctgcgattttctatggcagtacaagaccgtatattacggatccgtaatatacggctgataggagctgggccatagagattcattgggccgtgtgtaatatgtattttacggacgtattttctgcgctcatacgtccgtaaaactcgctagtgtgacgccagcctaagggtatgtgaacACTTTGTGGGCGGttttcctgcagatccgcagcagtttttttACGTGCagagacgctgcagatccgcaagtgatttacagtataatataaatcaatggggaaataaaaatgctgtgctgatgctgcggaaaaatctgcacagaaatcgCAGCAAATTCAAaacaggagcatgtcaattctttttcgcagatctgcagcgtttctgcacccattccataatagaaatctgcaggggtaaaaaacacatgaaatccgcacagaatccacagcaaatctgcaaaaaaaaccactcaaaatctgcaaaaaaagtgcagattttgacctgcattttctgccacgaAATgcggaatctgcacagaaaattccacagtctaatccgcaacgtgtgcacatagcccaaatgctaaaactgaccggccgttatgattctccaggtcattacgagttcatagacaccaagcatgtcttGGTATATTGATATTGAGCTCAGAGcagtgtatcacacaggatgggattagatcagCAATATCTAAGgtgtgtaatgtgtgaccctgctccatccacttctatgggagcagtggtgtaatgtgtgaccccgctccatccacttctatgggagcagtgctgTAATGTGTTACCTCACtctatccacttctatgggagcggtGGTGTAATGAGTGACCccgctccatccacttctatgggagcagtggtgtaatgtgtgaccctactccatccacttctatgggagcggtggtgtaatgtgtgaccctgctccatccacttctatgggagcagtggtgtaatgagtGACCctgctccatccacttctatgggagcagtggtgtaatgtgtgaccccgctccttgcacttctatgggagcagtggtgtaatgtgtgacctcactctatccacttctatgggagcggtggtgtaatgtgtgaccccgctccatccacttctatgggagctgtggtgtaatgtgtgacctcactctatccacttctatgggagcagtggtgtaatgtgtgaccccgctccatccacttctatgggagctgtgGTGTAATGTTAGCAGGTGCCCAGTCGGCCTGTATACTTGGTTGCTGGTGGTGGCTAGTAGTGGTTCCTGTGTTGTTATTGTGTTGCTGGTGGTGATGAATATATATCTCTTCCATGTGTTGTGTATATAGCACACGCTCAATAACCGGCCTTAGTGGGAGATACTAACAGTCCTGTTCCCCCGAAAACGTCGTCTCGTCCAGCAAACAATCCGCCACACGGCTCCATCAGTGGAGAATATaacagttatagtcctcagagtaaagagatgaaaaatagtatttattgtgtaaaagaaCCACAACATGAGAACagctataaatgaggcatcgctgtaatcggacTGAGCAGAAGAATAAAACCGCTGTATCAATCTTACCACACGCTGAACGGTATAAACGgtataaaaaacaagacctcacatgaccaaACTATGGACAAATGATAGCGGTATACTGCCAGGACGATGGCTTCTGCCACTAATACCCCATCTGCCACTAATACCCCATCTGCCACTAATACCCCATCTGCCACTAATACCCCATCTACCACTAATACCCCATCTGCCACTAATACCCCATCTACCACTAATACCCCATCTGCCACTAATACCCCATCTACCACTAATACCCCATCTGCCACTAATACCCCATCTACCACTAATACCCCATCTACCACTAATACCCCATCTGCCACTAATACCCCATCTACCACTAATACCCCATCTACCACTAATACCCCATCTACTCTGCCCCTGAGCTCAGGAGGAGCAGCCGCCTGCTGCCACCATGTGTAATACTGCGAGTCCTGGGAACTAGGAGACTCCACCAACAAGATGGCGGCGCTCACTGCAGGGACAGGAAGTCTGCAGCCTAAACCCCGCCCCTTCCTGCTACACTTCCTGCCTCACATGCTGGAGAGCAGAGAACCAGGAGAAGACGCAGTGACCGCAGCTCCGGTATATGAGTTCTCCTAAACTGGAGACACAAAATGTTCAGATGATAAAGAATGAGGAGATCCAGGAGGCGACCAACTCGGTGATATCAATGGATGAAAGTCTGTGACAGGAGGGAATAGTCAACTGTGTGACATGGAGAGGACAGATCTAAGGACCTCAAAGATATTCTTCCATTAATTCTCAATCCTCTTTTTTTCAGGTTCCCTTTAGGGTGAAGGGCAGCTAATATTTTCTGGGCCTTTCCATCGATGACCTTCTGAGGATGGAGCAGGACAGAAGCCACACGGCTGCTCAAATATTAGACCTCACCCTGGAGATAATCTACTGGATCACTGGAGAGGTGAGATCTTCACATCACTCTGATCTCTAGGAATAAAGCAGGGAAATGACGGGAAAGGTGAAGGATCCTTAGAATAGATGTAATGATCAGAGTCTCCtcatacacaggatcacacagtagTGAAGACGTCGTCTGGAGAGTGTGTGACCCCTCATGTGTCAGGAGGATGGAGCAGGACCCCGAGTGACATCACCGAGCCTCCACCTCATTCACTGATACAtgagcagaagatcctagaactgacccacaggatcactgagctgctgagcggagaggtgagtgctgccgggaatgctgggacattatataatAACGCCGGGGGAGGGGTCTGCTAATGACGggtcattgtgtgtgtcaggttcctataagatgtcaggacgtcaccgtctatttctccatggaggagtgggagtatatagaaggacacaaggatctatacaaggacgtcatgatggaggatcaccagcccctcacatctccaggtaagagGAGACCGTACTGATTATAGAGGAGAGACCGGGTCTGAGGTCACCTAGACTCCCCATCATCTGATCATCACATGTAGATGATGTATTCAGTCTTGTGTATATTTCTTATAGATGGGTCCAGTCcgagaaatccaccagagagaagTCCCAGTCCTCTATATTCCCAGGATCGTCCAGAGGAGAAGCAGAATGTCCTcctggatcatcaggtagatggagctgAGGTTCCTAGACTGACGTAATTAAGCTTTCTACTGACCTCCAGACTGTAGGTGCCATGTCATCGGGGGTCAGTGCCGGCTACAGATAGTTTTGGTTTCATAAATGCTGATATTCATTTCCACCACTTTGGAAATCCACTTTGCCATTGATATTCAGTGAGGATAAATGTAGAGTCTGCCGTGTAGATGGAAATATCTGCACAATGCCAATCAGCTGCTTCTAATTCTGTCCGTGAACACAGCTCTATACTGCAGAACATTTCATGCAGGAAAATTAGAGAACGATTTATGTCGATTTGTAAAACATTTGGTGGATTGGTGACCTAGTCTGATCACCACATGAAGGGGTCATTCTTTTGTCATATTGGTTTTTCTTCTTCATCTGATATAAGATAAACtgatgttttgtctttttttcttatgTCTAATGTGGGATCTTTGCAGGAAGATCATGGTGACACAACAACTGGACTTGACAAACCCTTATCAGAGACGGTGAATGGTAAGAGCCTTTCagaaatcttgatttttttttccattggttTGTTGTCTGTATTTTTCTTAATGTACAACGGGGTGAATATTAACTTGAACACCCTTGGATGTGGTCACAGTGACCAGTGGGGTAACTCGGGGTCAGTGTTGGGGACTCTACTTATTAGCGGGCTAATATCAGCCACAGGATGTCAGCACACAGCTATGAGGACAGTGTTGGTAATGGAGATATGCTTTATGAAAGGTATTAGATAATATGCAACAATAAAGGATGGAGAATGATGGATCTGGTGGAAAATATCTGGAATTAAGATTTAAAACTGAATAATAAAAACCAGAAGGTGGTTATTCACGGACTGCATTGTGTCCCCAAACTTTTGTatgtttattaatgaccttgtagaagaCTTACAAAATGCATTATCATAATTATTGTATTTTATTACGTATTTTACTTGTGTGCTTAGATGAGGTTGTTCCAGCACCAATACCAAAAATGACTTGTATCCTCGCAGGACATATAATGTAAATGTACTGTGTCCATCTCTGATCTGTTTATTGTATTTTGATATATTTCTTGCTTTTGTAGATTTTTcacataaaaattataaaataacatctaatggaaatattttttttaaggAGAAGATTGGATGAGTAGCTCCCATGGACATCTACACTTATCTCCTTTTTATGAAGCCAATGACAATCAATTACTGACTTTCAAAAGTAGCACTGGACATAAACTTGATAATGGTTTCatatgttcagattgtgggaaacaTTTTAAAAAGAAATCAAATCTTACCATGCACAAGAGGAGTCACAAAGATGAAAAGCCATTTttgtgttctgaatgtgggaagcgTTTTATTATTAAATCAAttcttgttgcacatcagagaattcacacaggagacaaGCCATATccgtgtttagaatgtgggaaatgttttactcagaaGAAACATCTTGTtgtacatcaaagaattcacacaggagagaagccatatccgtgttcagaatgtgggaagtgttttacccAGAAGTCAGATCTTGTtgtacatcaaagaattcacacaggagagaagccatttttatgtccaaaatgtgggaagtgttttagtcACAGATCAAATTTTATGCAGCAtgtgagaattcacacaggggagaagccattttcatgttcaaaatgtgggaagtgttttagtcACAGATCAAGTTTTATGCAGCATGTGAGAACTCACATAAGAGAGAAGCGATatccgtgttcagaatgtgggaaatgttttacccagaagtCAGATCTTGTtgtacatcaaagaattcacacaggggagaagccatttccatgtcttgtatgtgggaagtgttttaatcaGAGATCACATCTAATGGAACATttaaaaactcacacaggggagaagccgttttcatgctcagaatgtgggaagtgtttcatCCATAAATCCAATCTTATTAACCATTTCagaatgcacacaggggagaagccattttcatgctcagaatgtggaaaatgtttcaaaCGTCTATCCACTCTTATTAAACATCAGAAGTCACACAAGGGAAAAGACGTTTAATATTAATGTAGAATTTGTTTTGTCGACATGCCTCCTAGTGTGTAACGTAACTACTATGTAGAAAACCATTACTACTAACTCAGCAATGTTTAGCTTGAGCTCAGAGATGGCTGATGTGTGGTATTCACTGAAATCCTCATTTGTAGCTGAACTGGAACAGAAAATTACCGTATCAGGAATATCTGAGGTTCACTTGAGTAGATCGAGAACAATTTGTTACAGAATTTATGCAATAAATAATGTTATCATTAACTATGGGACTCAATGGTGGCGTAATGTATATCACACATTTGGCTTTAATGAGAAATAAGATTTGATGatctttttaaataaaattgattCTACTGTACTACAAAACTGGAAGCTGACTGGTGGCCATCTAACACTTACTACCCCACTGATGAGCTGAATGAAGGGACTGCGATGATCCAATCAGTGCCACATCCCTTTCAATGTTTTCAAGACTTTTTGAAGACACTTTTCTTGTTTGGGGGTGGGGGGGATTTTGCCTCTTCATTGCCGAGGCATTAGAAATGAAAGCATTGGCACATTGTGAGTTAACttttttatagggaacctgtcagcaggattgtgctcagtaactacagtgtcaggtcagcaccgttatattgattacagtgatacctggtgatatctgtcttgtggttgttgtgcaaTCGGGATTTGCAGTGAGGGATCAGTATGAATACCTTtaacagagcaccacataaagccccacctcGCCCACAGGAcaccccggagcacgagaatctcattaaggcctcttttacacgtccagataattccggtaccggagaaatcggtatcgGAGTTATGTGTCCGTGTGTTCGTGTGCTCACgtagcacatcagtgtggcaca from Ranitomeya variabilis isolate aRanVar5 chromosome 3, aRanVar5.hap1, whole genome shotgun sequence includes:
- the LOC143817463 gene encoding gastrula zinc finger protein XlCGF66.1-like; protein product: MEQDRSHTAAQILDLTLEIIYWITGEDHTVVKTSSGECVTPHVSGGWSRTPSDITEPPPHSLIHEQKILELTHRITELLSGEVPIRCQDVTVYFSMEEWEYIEGHKDLYKDVMMEDHQPLTSPDGSSPRNPPERSPSPLYSQDRPEEKQNVLLDHQEDHGDTTTGLDKPLSETVNDFSHKNYKITSNGNIFFKEKIG